The Atribacter laminatus genome contains the following window.
TAATTTCTGACGATACATATTTTCTTCTGCCTGATTGATAACCACCTCTAAGCTTATGTCGGGTGTTTCTTTGGTTGCTAAACCTAAAGCCAAACTAATTGGAATTGTTGTATTTTCAGCAGCCTTACAAAGATTTTGAATCCTTTGTATTACCTGAAGTACTGACTTGGTTGTGGTTTTTGGAAACAATATTAAAAATTCATCCCCTCCCCAACGGGCAACAACATCGTCTTGCCGGCAACTTTCTTTTAATATTTTAGCAATATAGATTAAAAGCTCATCCCCTTGTTTGTGCCCAAAAGCATCGTTAACCAGTTTTAATCCGTTAATATCTCCCATAATAACTGAAAGGGGTAATTGACGAGGAGTATCAAGCCGACGCATCTCTTCTTCTAAATATGCACGATTATATAATCCGGTCAATGAATCATGGTAGGATAAAAAAACAATCCTTTCTTCTGATTTTTTTCTCTCGGTGATATCAATGCCTACTCCAAAAAAGTATAGGGTATTCCCTTGCTCATCAACAATTGAACGACCATGCCATTCAACCAGTAAAATCCGACCCTCTTTTGTTAGAACTTGGTTTTCATTCAGGGTCGATTCTCGAGAAGAAACCAAGGTATTAAAGATTTCTTTGACTTTAGACCTCTCGGTTTCAGGTATGATGAAGCTAAGGTAGTCTTTACCCAGAACCTCTCCCAGATTATATCCAAGAGCATTAAGCATACAAGGATTCATCATTAATATTTTGACATTAGAATCCATAGCAACAAAAAAAGCCGGGGAAGCTTGGATTAGTTGTTCATTAAAATCTTTTTCTCGCTGGAGTAAATTTAAAGCATTTTGCTTTTGTTTTTCTTTTTCCATTACCTCTAAGGCAAAAGAAATATCTTTTGATAACCCTTGAAGGAGTTGAATTTCTTCTTGATCAAAATAATTCACTTCTGAAGAATAAAATAAAATAACCCCGATAATTTTTCCATTGGTTATAAGGGGAAAATCAGCTAAGGATCGATAACCTCTTTCCAAAGCTGCATCCCTCCAAGGAAGCATTCGTGGATCGTTCTCAATATCAACACTCACTACATAGTTTCCGGTGGTTATGGTGATTCCAGCTGGTCCCCTTCCTTCTGGAATGTTCTGGGTGGATATGAAAATATTTCGTAAATAACCTTCTTCATACCCCGACCAACTTACTGGTCTAATTATTTTCTCTTCCTGGTTAATCAAGCCAATCCAGACTAAGCGGAATCCCCCATCTTCTACGGCTATCCTACAGATTTCATCAAATAGCTGTTGACGATCTTCTACTCTAACAATAATTTGATTCACTTGACTGAGCAATCGATACAAACGATTAACTTGCTTAATTTTTTTCCCCATTCGTTTTCCCCAGCTTGAATTTTAAATATGGAAAATCCTAATTAATAATATAATAATGAAAAATATCAAAGCGTAACCTTATTAATAACTCTTACACCTATTATGAAAATTATAGAACAGGTTTAAAAAAAGACAATGAAAAAAATATTTTTAGTTAAAATTGAAACTTAAATGAGTAGAATAAAAAATATGTTTTATTATGTTCAATAATTCATCGGTCCATTGGGATATAGTAAAAAGTGCAAGAAAGGTTGATTGAAAAAAGATGTCAGAAACCAAAGGATTGATTTTTTATGTAGAAGATGAAAAAGATTTATCAGAAATGGTAACCCTCTATCTTGAAAAAGAAGGGTATTCAGTTAATCATTTTTTTAGTGGCGAAGCCTTCCTTGATAAAATTTTTTCCCAACACCCAGACCTTATTTTGTTGGATTTAATGCTTCCAGGAATTGATGGAATGGAACTCTGTCGTTACCTGAAAAGAGACCCTGAGCTCAAAAAAGTCCCAATTATAATTTTAACTGCAAAAGACGATCCAATTGATGTCGTTCTCGGATTAGAAACCGGAGCAGATGATTATATAGTTAAACCCTTTCATCCCCGTGAATTATTAGCTCGAATAAAATCAGTTTTACGAAGGAGCTTGTCTGAACCCATAACTGATCATTCTTTTTATAAAATAGGATCTCTTGTCCTTAATGCCGATAGCCTTACTCTCACAATTGGCGAAGATTGTATTCCCCTTTCTTGGAAAGAATATCGAATCTTAGAATTTTTAACAAAAAATAAAGGTAAAATTGTCTCCCGGGACCAGATTTTAAATTATGCCTGGGGAACTGACGAATTCATTACTGATAGATCTGTTGATGTGTATATTGCCAATATTAGAAAAAAATTAGGCCAACACGGCGAAAGAATAGTAACTGTTCGCGGGGCAGGATATAAATTCGATGCTGAATGACTGATTTCTCAGTATCCTCACAGTATGGGTTCTCATGCCGTATTTCAGAAACAGATAAGGATGAAAAAGCTATCTAAATCCGTCATTGCGAGGAGGTCAACCGTTTTTTGGTTGGACGACGTGGCAATCTCATTTATTCGAATCAATGAGTAGTAATAAGTGAAATGTGAACCGAATAAAAGAAGCAGCAAGTGTTGATAAAAACGACAATCCAGTGTTTCTTTTCCCAAAGACCTGAAGATCTCATTTTGAAAATAATTTTGAATTAAAAAAAGAAAAAATATGACATCCTCACACCCTCGAAAAACCAGGGCTCAGGATGACAGATTAAAGAATTCATTTTATGGTCTTTTCAGAATAGATTGGTTTAAGCACTTAGAAGAACCATATAACTAAAGGTTTTCCTAACTATAACTATTGAACAGAGATAGCTGGTATCTTTACTGCCTGAATAATATTTGGATTAGAAATATGGCGAACTAAAACCAACCCCTCGCTTTTTCCTTGGTAGGTTCCCTCAACTTCTAGCACCATTTCTCGTGCACCACGAAATGGTGCTGTTATCATTTGCATTTTTACTCCACCTAATGTCTTCTGACCATAAATAATTTGCCCTTTATAATCCGAAAGGAGATCGGTTGTTTGACGTATCGAAAGTACTGAGGGAGCCACAACCAACGCATAATATTCAGAAGGGTCTTTATCATAATCAAGTTCAATTCGAATTGTACCTTCCTCACCCACTGAGAAATAATTCCTACTAGTTGTTACCGAGAAAAACGGCTTTTCATCAGTGAGATAATGAAAGAGGCTAATAGATTCATTGCGATCTGCCTGATAAATTACATAATTTGGCGATGTTAATTTAACGGGAACCTCTATTGGTTCCAATACAAAGGGTTTATCTCCCAAAGAGGTTGTTTGAGTTTTGCCATCCATTTCCAAATGAAGAACTGGATTGGCCAAAATATCATTTTTTTCCATCATCAAAAGGAGTAACTCTAAGAATTTAACCATGGTATTTGGCGAGGAATAGACTCCTCCTAAAAGGGCAGGTCCTTGTATCATTCCCGGATCTTGGGTGAGAATCATTCCTTTGGCAATTGTCTTGAATACTTCATAAAAGCGTGGATCATTCTGTAAAAACAAAGCTTTGGCATTTAACAAGAGATAATAATAAACTCCGCTTCGCTCAAAAGCTCGGAGAAATCGGTAGGTATCGTAAGCAGTTATGAATTTTAAATTTATATCCCGCATATTCTTTACTGGAGCATCGAAATATACTGGCCAAATTTTTTCCACAAACCAATGAACGACAGCCTTATCGGTGATGGTTTTATAAACTACCTTCCCATCAATTTCAATTGGAATCAAGTCGTTTTGATTTTCTTCAGGATCAAAATAACCTTCTTCTTTGATTGGATAATGTCTTTTCTTCAACTCCGCGATGATTATGTTTACAAGGTTTTGGGCTTTATCAAGGGTTGGTTCAAGTTCTTCCATCAATTTTGAAGAATTTTTCAAGGCAGAAATCATAATGGATAAATTTTTCATTACCCAAATACTCCAAAGTGGTTCTCCTTTTAAACCAGGATATGGTGCTATTAAATTTGAAGAGGTATCCATAAAAACACTATCAAGGTCATTAACCCCCTTTATTACTTCAGAAATGAGAGTTTTTGCCATTCCTTCGTCGTCAATCAAATTTTTCTCTATAGCAGTTAAAAGCAATGCCCTTAATGCACATGAGGCGCTAACTGCTTCAGCATGACCAAACCAGGAATAAATATTGGTTTCTATCGTAGTAACCATTCCTCGCAGAAGCTGAGCCGGATTGGAGAAGGCAGCTATCCTCCGATGTGGTTCAATAAGAACTGGATTCCCTTCTGAGACGAAAATATCGGTAAATGTCGTGGGGAAAGACTCTACATTATGAATTTCAACAACTCGTTGATCAAAAATTTTTCCCTGGGTGCCAAGAAGTTCGAAGAGAAGCGAACCATAATTTTCCCCGGTCATTTGAAAGGATGGATTTGTGGTTCCTGGCTCAATGGTAAAGGTAACTGGTTTGGCTAGTCCTGCTCCTGAAATTTTCAAAATTAAGCTATTTAGCTCAGTATTAACCACCTGAATTTGGGGATTCAGCATTGCACCTGGTATTATAATATTAGGGAAATCCACCTCAATATAGTTCTTTTTTTGTACGTCAATCATTTGAGTTTTTTCTTGATAATCAAATTGATCAATGACTACTACTCTAGCGGTACAACGACCTATTTGTGGTGGTAATTCGACCAGAATTTTTGCTTTTCCTCTTTGATCGGTTTGAAATATCCCGCAATAAACAACCTTCTTTTCTCCTTCCCGAATTGTCTCTTGAGGTACAGATTCAGTCGTTATATTTATTTCTTCGCTAGCTGAAAGTGCTGATAAAGGAGTTTCCATTTTATAGTCATCAGCAGTTGATGATGGAGCTGCAGCATCTTTACTCATAAATAAAGTAGCAATTTGATTTAGCAATCCTTTTGCGGGCCTCTCTTCTCGAATGATTCCGGTCCAATCTCTCCAAGAAACCAGATAATTAGAAAGATTTCGGAATGAATCGCCTAAAGCAGAAATTAAAGGCTCCCGTGGACTTTTGGAAGCAACACGATTATCGAAAACCTCTAAAATACCATAAGCCAAAAGGGGATGATGATTAAAGCGATCAAAAATACTAATTTCGATAATGCTTTTTTGCAGGGGATGACCTTCGTTGGGAATCTTTATTCCAATATCGAAAGTCGTTTCAGTAAATATCATCGCCCACCCTTCAAAAATTTCAGCTTGGTTCTCAATAAAACCACCTATGGCTATAAAAGTCATTGGAGATTGAACATCTAATAGAATTTTTTGGCCCTTATCCAGTGTTTCATTAATTTTTACCTCTTCAACTTGAAAATTTCCTTTTTTATCAGGAAAAAGAAGAAATAAACGGGAATTGATAATTTTTTGTTTGATTTGTAATTCTAATTTTTGGTTTTGGTTGGTAATAACCGATGGCAATTCAACAGGATCCTGATCCTGGTGTTCCCCTTCTATTACATAAAGTCCTCTCCCCAATAGAGGTGTCGATTCCTGATAAGGAGCTAATGAAACACTAAAACTATTTGTTAATCTTGAAGAAACTGGTATGGCCTGCCGTTCAATATGACCCGAACGGCTAAATAAATATCGGATAGTCCCCTTTTCAGTAATAACCTCAATTTCAAAAGGACCAGAATGCCCACCAACATCAAGGACTGTTTCAAGCTGACCCTTTTTTATATCAATATATACCGGTGGTCCTGCTTCAATGCCATCACAACCGGGAAGATAACACCTGCTTTTTATAACCGCTTCACCCTCAAAGGGTTGATTGAAAATTCGTATTTCATTCTTGACATTCAAACCATTACCCCAGCGCAATCCGGCTCCGGCAGCATTTCCTAAAAACCAAGCCCCCAAGGTGCTACCTAATTCTTCCGCACTGGTCACTTCTTTAAAATCATGAGCAAAGGATACTGCTCCCAAAGCACCTTCAACCACTGAAAATGATGCATATCCACTTAAAGAACCATCTTCTGAATGAACTTCAATACGATATTCACCGGCTTCAAGCTTTTTTTCCTTTCCACTCAGAATGGTTTCAACTAATATCCCAGCTTCATTAAGAGTCACGGGTCCAATTTCCTGTGGGGTTGAATCCTTTTTTTGAAGTAGGAGATTAAAAGATGAATGTGGTCGAATAGGGCATATCAGCTTTAAATGAACCTCTTCATTAGTCCAATAGATGGGCTGGTCGGTTGTAACTGAGATAAAATTTAAAGCAAGAGAAGAAACTACATCTTTTTTCAATGAAATAATTTTCTGAGTTTCCGCATTTATTTCAAAAAGAGCTGTTTCCTTTGATGAATCCTTTTTAGCCCAAGCTTCTTGCAAAATGAAAAGATAAAAGACCAAAAAAACTATAATCCCAATGAGCTTCATATTCATAAATAAATTCTCCTCCTTGAAAATAGGTTATGCAATACTAATCAAGAGTAATCAAAAGTGTAAGTGGCTGTGAGACTAAATGCGATTAATACGATATGATTGTATATCCTTGTGGTATAAAAGTGGTTTCATAAGAAGTTGTTTTCGATATAATATGAGCATAAATATTCAATTAAAAATATTGTAATAAGCTGAATACGCTGAAAATAAAATCAAAAAATCATTTTTTTGGCTGATGGAATAACAAGTATTCGAGGTCTAAGACCACTCATTCTGTTCTAATTCTTAGCTTTATTTCTCTAGGTCTCGATGGAATGTAACTATTAATTGGAATTAAAATAACAACAGCCGTTAAAGTGAACGGTTTTGGGGATGGAATAATATGAAGAACCGATTATTAAAATATCTTCCTTGGCTCACTCTCGTTTTTCTTTCTTTCATTATTTCCTCCTGCATACCAAGCTTATTCCAGTTTGAAAATCTTCCAGCCTACTTTTTACCAAACCTTCCACCAATTGACACCGATGCTGATGCTTTGGTTAAAAAATATGGTTGGGATGAAAATTATGTTACCCGTTGGCCTAATGGCATTGTTGAAGTTTTTGACATGTCTGGATATCCTTATATTCAAGAGATTCTTAACATATGGAATGAGGTGATTGGAGGGCCAACCTCTTTTTACCTCAGTCTCAATCCCTTAAGCCCAATTATCATAACCGTTGATTATAGTCTTAATTTATTCCAAAATTGTGGATATGCTGAAGTTTATATTGGGAATGATTCAATGATATACGGAGCAACAATTTTCATTTTACCTGACATAAATTTATGTCCTACCTATGCTACTCTGCTTCATGAATTTGGTCATGTAGTTGGTTTTGGAGGACATACCAATGATGGATGCGTTATGGATCCAATAAATCTCGGGAATACTCATTTAAGCGAGTCAGTTCTTTCTATGGTTCATCGTTTGTATCAACTTCCAATCGGAAGTTATTTACCTTAACCTGGTTTAAGTATTAAAACAATTTTCATAAAAAGAGGAAATTCCAATGAATTTTAAAAATAAAACGGTGGTAGTTACCGGTGGAGCACAGGGGATTGGAAAGGCAATCTCTAAAATGTTTCTTACCAAAGGAGCTTGGGTTTCGTCTTGGGACATAGATCAAGGAGCCCTGATGGAATGTAAAAATGAATGGCGAAGTTTCCAGTTTTTTTTACCCTTTCAATGCGATGTATCCAATCCCGAAAATATAAAAAACACTTTAGGTCTTTTGAGGCAAGAGCGCCAATCTATTGACATATTAATTAATAATGCCGGGATTTTGGATAATAAACCTATCGAGGAGCTTAAACCCGAAGAATGGGATCGGGTATTAAACGTTAATTTAAAAAGTATATATTTAATGGTCCATTTCTGCCTTCCTTATATATTACCCGGTTCAGTTATTATTAACATGGCATCAACTCGAGCTTTTATGTCTGAGTCAAACACTGAAGCCTACTCTGCTTCAAAAGGAGGAGTGATTTCCCTCACCCATTCCTTAGCAATCTCACTTGCTCCTAAAAAAGTTCGGGTAAATTCCATAAGTCCCGGATGGATTGAAACCAGGGATTGGAAAAAAGAAAGTCAGAGAGAAAAACCAATTTTAACTACTATTGACCATCAACAACATCCAGCTGGACGAGTAGGTGTTCCCGAAGATATTGCTCATGCCTGTTTATTCCTTTCTTCCTCAGAAGCCAGTTTTATTACTGGAGCCAATCTAATTGTAGATGGTGGCATGACGATAAAAATGATTTATGCGGATTAAGATTGAGTTGAAGTATTTAGAAAAAATAAGATTAATTGGTTAAAAGGAGGAATTCTTCCGTGGACATTATCGATATTTCGATGGTGATATCACCAGAAATGCCCACCTATAAAGGGATAATAGAGAGAAAGCCAGCAATAGAAGTTACCAATACCATCGATCGAGGATCTAATGAATCACGCCTTTCTATTTTATATCATACCGGTACTCATGTTGATGCGCCCTTTCATATGCTTTCTCAAGGAAAAACAATCGATCTTTATCCTTTACATCATTTCGAAGGGAAGGCTCTGGTTTTAGAACTTTTAAATTTGGAAAAAATTGAAGCCGAAAACCTTCTCCCCCATGAAGCCAAAATAGCAACTATTGACTTCCTATTATTTAAGACGGACAATTCAGCTCAAAAGCTTCATCCAAAAAAATTTGTTTTCCTCGGTGAATCAGGCGCACGTTTTCTTTCCAAAAAAATTTTAAAAGGTGTTGGTATCGATTCTCTCGGCATTGAACGAGATCAGCCTCACCACCCTACTCATCGTCTCTTATTAGAAAAAGATATTCTTATCTATGAAGGATTGGTATTGTCTCATGTGATTTCCGGTTTTTATTGGTTTTCCGGGTATCCTTTAAATATTAAATCCGCTGATGGTTCGCCCATCCGTGCTCTTCTTAGGACAATCTCAAATGAAAAGTGAAAAGTTGTTCATTTTCTTTGGTGCGACTGGGAATCTATTTACCGAAAAAATTTTCCCGGCTTTTTACCACCTTATCCGTCGTAGGAAAATAGATAACTTTCGAATATTGGCAATTGGTCGGCGCTTTAGAGATGATCAATCCTATAAATCTTCCCTTCATCAATCTCTTTCAAATAAAATTCCCAATTTCGATTCCTCTGTTTTGGATGGTCTTTTTCTTAAAACTGACTATTATCAAGGAGATATCTATGACCCTCAATCCTTCTTATCCTTTTTAAATGAATATCATCTCAAAAACTATCAAGAAATTCTCTTCTATCTGTCTACACTTCCCTCGATTTATACCCGTGTTCTTCGGTTGATCGAAAAAATTAACCAACAAATACCTTCAAATATACCCAAAAAAATTATTATCGAAAAACCCTTTGGTTTTAATAAAGATAGCTTTATTCATTTAAACCAACTTTTTAATAAGTTAGCACCGGAGAGAAATATTTATTATGTAGACCATTACTTGGGAAAAGATACTGTTCAAAATATTATTGTTTTAAAAGCCGAGAATTGGTTTATTGAAAACTTATTATCAGCACGTTATGTAAAAGAAATTCGTATTGTTGTTAGCGAAAAGGAAGGAGTTGGTTCGCGGGGTCAATTTTATGAAGAAACCGGAACAATTCGTGATATTTTCCAAAATCACATATTGCAACTCCTTTCATTGATTGCCATGGACATCCCACCTCTTTGCCAAGAAGATAAAATTGAGTGTTCTTCCTTTATCGGTTCAATGCAACAGAAAAAAAGAGAAGTTATTCAAAATTTAAAACTTCCAGATACCAAAAAGATTTACCTTGGACAATATCAAAGCTACATTCAAGATATCTCCAATCCTTTAAGCAAAACCGAAACTTTAATCCGACTTCCTCTCTACATTTCCAGTCAACGTTGGTCGGGTGTTCCTTTTTGGATTATTACCGGGAAAAGGTTGGCTAAAAAAATCTCCTATATCGAGATTATTTTTCATTCAACCACCTCCAATGAAAATCGAATGATCATTGAAATTCAACCTGAAGAAAAAATTGATCTGGTTATTCAAGTCAAAATACCCGGTAAAAGTTTGTTGTCCTCCCCGGTCCGTCTTAATTTTAATTCATTAGG
Protein-coding sequences here:
- a CDS encoding HD domain-containing phosphohydrolase; the encoded protein is MGKKIKQVNRLYRLLSQVNQIIVRVEDRQQLFDEICRIAVEDGGFRLVWIGLINQEEKIIRPVSWSGYEEGYLRNIFISTQNIPEGRGPAGITITTGNYVVSVDIENDPRMLPWRDAALERGYRSLADFPLITNGKIIGVILFYSSEVNYFDQEEIQLLQGLSKDISFALEVMEKEKQKQNALNLLQREKDFNEQLIQASPAFFVAMDSNVKILMMNPCMLNALGYNLGEVLGKDYLSFIIPETERSKVKEIFNTLVSSRESTLNENQVLTKEGRILLVEWHGRSIVDEQGNTLYFFGVGIDITERKKSEERIVFLSYHDSLTGLYNRAYLEEEMRRLDTPRQLPLSVIMGDINGLKLVNDAFGHKQGDELLIYIAKILKESCRQDDVVARWGGDEFLILFPKTTTKSVLQVIQRIQNLCKAAENTTIPISLALGLATKETPDISLEVVINQAEENMYRQKLNESRSIHHALITFLEESLQATTQETKEHSKRLQEMAQQMGQALHLSFHQLIELDLLARLHDLGKIAIPQNILNKPGPLSPEEWEKVKQHPEIGYRIAQSSPDLISIGESILVHHERWDGSGYPRGIKGEEIPLNARIITIIDAYDVMVSGRPYKNPMTSEEALNELQKNAGTQFDPILVKLFLEIIREDQKDLD
- a CDS encoding SDR family oxidoreductase; amino-acid sequence: MNFKNKTVVVTGGAQGIGKAISKMFLTKGAWVSSWDIDQGALMECKNEWRSFQFFLPFQCDVSNPENIKNTLGLLRQERQSIDILINNAGILDNKPIEELKPEEWDRVLNVNLKSIYLMVHFCLPYILPGSVIINMASTRAFMSESNTEAYSASKGGVISLTHSLAISLAPKKVRVNSISPGWIETRDWKKESQREKPILTTIDHQQHPAGRVGVPEDIAHACLFLSSSEASFITGANLIVDGGMTIKMIYAD
- a CDS encoding response regulator → MSETKGLIFYVEDEKDLSEMVTLYLEKEGYSVNHFFSGEAFLDKIFSQHPDLILLDLMLPGIDGMELCRYLKRDPELKKVPIIILTAKDDPIDVVLGLETGADDYIVKPFHPRELLARIKSVLRRSLSEPITDHSFYKIGSLVLNADSLTLTIGEDCIPLSWKEYRILEFLTKNKGKIVSRDQILNYAWGTDEFITDRSVDVYIANIRKKLGQHGERIVTVRGAGYKFDAE
- a CDS encoding cyclase family protein, with protein sequence MDIIDISMVISPEMPTYKGIIERKPAIEVTNTIDRGSNESRLSILYHTGTHVDAPFHMLSQGKTIDLYPLHHFEGKALVLELLNLEKIEAENLLPHEAKIATIDFLLFKTDNSAQKLHPKKFVFLGESGARFLSKKILKGVGIDSLGIERDQPHHPTHRLLLEKDILIYEGLVLSHVISGFYWFSGYPLNIKSADGSPIRALLRTISNEK